In Scleropages formosus chromosome 6, fSclFor1.1, whole genome shotgun sequence, the genomic stretch AGCAGCAGATCGCTGGACCTATTCCCTTGCATGCAAGACACAACGCAGTTGTGGGAGCGTATTGCCAATGAAGAGCAGCCGGCTCTTTATGGATCTGATGAACATCTAGCACAACAGTGTACGATTCTGGTCCTCAAGGGCCACAGGGTGGGCTGGTTTTCATTCAACCTCAGCCCTTACTTGCATTACTGAACATGTATGTGGGCAGTGAAGTGACCACACCTGGTGTATCAGGTGGCAACGGGCGCTAATTTAAATGTAGCCTAAAACCTGTAGGATTCCAACCCTCGAGAAACAGATATGGCCACCCCGATCCAGTAAAACTTTTTACCCTGAGGAGATTTAGGCCATACAATCTCATACCTCCGGAAAGCCAGTCATGTTGATCACAATGAGGTGTGGAGACTTCATGGAGATCTGGCCCAGCTGCTTGAGGGGGACCTTGCCATTCTTGGTGCTCACCATGATGTGGTCCAGAGCTCCTGGGGAGGGTGGGAGAACAGGTTGAGATTTGTACCACACATCACTGACATAAAGAGACAAAATTTGTCAAGATATCAGTTTAAAATTTAcgtttacattgatttatttatttagcaggcacttgtcatcaaagcaacttccaatgaactctacatagtgttgtcagcccacacaccttattcaccaaggtgacttacatcgctagatatgctacttactatgaaaaatattacatttattaatttaccagacacttttctccaaagcgacgtacatctcatagaaaatagtaCACCTTTTCAACATGATGGAATAAATGAAACcagaaattaataatttgtcaaaataaatgaatggaacaaaaaccatggggcagcaggtagcataatggttagagccacctccttgctcttgaaggactcaggtttgaatctcacctcctgctgaagcACCCTTATTCAAAATACttattaccctgaattgctccagtaaaaattagccaggagtacagatgggtaaatcattatacaTAGGttacactgtcagttgcttCAAAAAGcataaagtaaatgaaaaaataagtggaaaaaaattacgCAAGAAACAATGGGTAaggtgcaggtttgatttcACTGAGACTTTCTGGGAAGGAGAAAAAGCAGGCAGGATTTTCCCATTGGTGAAAAACTTGGATGAATTCACCCGAAAGCCTGAACCTTGTTCAACCTTGTTGTCATATAAAAGTAGTGTACTCAAGGATATTTCATTCATCTTCTGCAGCGAGAGATGGTGAAGTACACCACGAGTGTGGGTGGAACCCTCTACCTCATGAAATCACACGCAAAGCAGCATTTCTCACATTGGTCTGGTTTAACTCAGGCTTCGAGCTTTGTAACCCTCCGTGTTACTTCATTCAATCCTCCTCTTTATTGGACAAAGGTTTGTGATGGaattatttgcagtttttagCAAACGGGCTTCATACACTTTCATCTTTCTTCATGCagcttttgaaaacaaatatcCACTTGGAAAGGCTGAGATAAAATCCACGTTACTTCCTTTTCGTAGGATCTTCGGCCGAAAATAgtattcaaactgaaaaaaattgctctGGTTATGTACAAGTTATTTAAACAGCACAAAGCTGGTATGTGTATATGGTTGAAAATATCAGCCCACaaaataaggaaagaaaaactaaccTTTGCTCAagaaaagtttgttttaaaaccCCTACATGACAAACAGGTTGGATTGTGGGTTATACAAGGGAGCTGCATGGGAGGAATTTATCCCAGTTTTATCAGCCTTGGTACTTCAGCTCTGACTTCCCCTACACATCTGCTAGCACTTCCATAGAGCAACTATTGACTCCACTCATGCACAGAAATGGGAATCGGCAGGGGAAGTTATTCATGAAACAGCCTCGCTCTGGTCAGAGCATGACCCAGACTCCCTGATCTGAAGATTGTACACTACTGCGCTCGTCAGAGGGAAAGTAATAAGTCAGACAGGGTCTCGGTGTCCCCAAACCTGTCATATCAGATCCTGGGCTCTGGGAGTCTTCATGGGGTCTCAAAAGGGTTACTATATCAGCCTTTTCAGATTTTAACTTGAAGTGTGCAGCAGAGCAAGATGACATCAGAACTAACAGAGCCTCTTGGGTCTGAGACCAACCTCCAAAACACATGTCTGTCCATGGGAAAAATCCAAGAATTTGctcataaaaacagaaatgccaacaaaaatgcaaataattttcatttctaaacggtctttttctttttttttttttaaaactgcttccATCTCAAACTTTTGGACAATCTACCAGGAAAAGAACACATTGATCTGAACTTGATGTGTCTGGGTGGATGACATCAGATTTGGGACATGTTCTAGTGTAATCCTGCCCCTCCTAAGAGTGAAGGATGAGTCCGAGGAGCGGGGTGCTCAAAGTGAAATAATATGTAGCGCAGACGTACATCAGATCGGCCGAGAGAGGGTGAGGAGGCCCAGTGTTCCCTCTGAGGGTAATCCTGGCCTGGAGCGTGCTGATGAGCACCTCCAGACTTCGCCTGTGTTCTGTCGGAGCGAGGGAGCAACACCAGGTCGTGCCCCTAACCCACCCTCCACAGAGGTGCCTTCCAGGTCTCCTTCACAATAAACAGGAACCATAATGACACCCAGATGAGACTATTAAGCCATCCCAAACACCATTTTTACTTAGTCATCCTCTAGGTTTCTAACATTTCATTAGCTTTCATTTTGTCTTCAAATCTCATTGACTCAAGGACAATAGCAGAGATTAAGGAAAACTGGAGACAGTTTAATGAAGATGAAAGTTGGGTACCTCACTGCTCCCCTTtggggctcctcctcctcctcttacCTCCCCTTGGAGCAGCATGAGCTATAAAGTTCTGAAATTAAAGTACTTGATAAATAGAGCCTGGATGAACTTCCCTCTATAGGTTTAACAACTGGAAGATAAGAAAAAATGTGCAAGCAAGCAATTCACCACAGTCGTTGATACAAATAAAGATGACCTTCTAAAGCATCCTCTACCTTATGCAGCGTGGCCAACGagaacatttgtaaattattaatacaaGATATATTATACCCACTGTAGCATAAATGTAGCGTAAATTCTATTAGACTGAGTGATTGTGCAGTTACGgttagacacacacagcaaaccGCTGCCTATACAAGTGACAGAATGGCAGACGGTGGACCTGCTGTCCCCAGTCGGGGCTCCGCTGGAGCCCGAGGACCGTGTTCAGCTGCATCTCAGTCGTACTCACTGACAGCACTGTACTTCTCTTtaatgcagtttgttttcatATGCTCTCATTTTACCACTCTTTTTACAGTGAGTTAATTactctttttaaataatatttgtatttacttgaaGCTGAGTGCTGAACATGGCTTCATTATGACGTGAGCACAAATCTacatttcacaaatttcaaGGACAATTTTGTGCAGACAAGGTATCTGaactaaaatgtaaactttggaGACAGCGATGGCTTTTAAAAAGCACGTACTCCAGTTGGACTCGCTGGTGAAAGCAAGCTGTGCAGCAAGAAAGCAGTCATTTTCAGACATGGAATTTGTAAAGAATGTTTTGATCAAGTTGCTGATATAATATGTCATGTGAAAAAAAGCCCAGTTTGTTAAAAATAAGCCTATGGTGACAGACTGTGGCTCACTGCATTGACCAGTCAGCGACTAATGTTCAGAAaacttcaaaaacaaaacaaaagaaagccAAAAACTAaagtttcatatatatatatatatatatatgtatatgaaacTTTTGTtatatctatatacagtatatatatcaGTGTTctactaatgtatggatgagtgacccactgtaagtagtgtatctagcagtgtaaatcaccttggtgaataaggtgtgtgggctgatgacactacatataattcattggaagtcgctttggagaaaagtgtctgctaaataaatgtaaatgtaaatattattatttttattagggTCATTTGTTATCCTTAAAAACTTGTCTGAGAGTCTATCTTGGAtgcagagggcacaaggctaagtaGGGTACCCTCTGGGTGGGGCAGGATGGCAATCCATCacagtattattattgcagTGTGCTGATTTTCAGTGTACGACCAACTTGAAGGAAAAGTTAATTTCCCTTCGCTGGACTTTTGCAAAAATAACGTAAGAAAAGTATGCTACATCCATCTATGTATCAGATAAATCATTCTGTATCTCTTGTTAAAGCAGATAATATAGTAAATACTAATGCACTCTACAGTTAATATTTCTCAGTTTAGACATTTAAAACTCAGTATGTCACTTGATATAATTTTAACATGTGCAGCCATGGAAGCAGTTCATAATAATGACTGCGACCGTTGGCCAAAAAAAATGGGACACACCTATCAAAAGAACTGGTTTGCTCTTTGTGTTTCGCATTAGATTGTGACAGCTGTATACATAAACACCATAGATGAAGTGGGTCTTCAGAATAATTTCAGTTACCTAACGCACCGTTTTTTCCAGTCAagtattaaaacataaaaagaataTCCTAGCCTGAGAGCCACGGATTGATACTAGAGAGTGAAAAGAGGGTCACTGATGATGTGAAATGATGGGTAGGATCCTTCTGTATTTGATGGATTCGGTCTTTGGGCTACAATACAACCTTCACCCTACCAATCCAGAATTCATGAAGTCCCATGGTTATTTATCTCCCCACTCAAGAACAAAACACTTCTGAGGTTTCTAGGCAGATTAAACTGCACACTGAAGATATCCTATTATTTGTTGTCGTAAAGTCCGGGGATATGACGGCATCAGCTGGACATTACTGCATCATTCTGAATACGTGAATATGTCATGTTTACCTTGTTTATCAGATATGCCCCTAAACACAGAAGCAGCAGCGCCACAGAGATCGTAGTTTCTACTGGGCAACATCCCAACGACATCACTCCAAGCACACAAAACAGCAACCGCACTTGAAAAACAAAAGCGCAGATAAACTGAATCTTATCGCCTTCCTTTGAATGGGTGCATTTGCATTCGTCTTCTCGATTACTGGCGGGGAGCTGAATCTGGCAGCACGTTCAAAGAAAGTCATCATTGCGGCAGGACCAATAACCAGGTGCCAAGTGTGATATGTGCCAGTGCCACTTCTGCAACAAAACAGGATATATCATCCTGCTACTACTACTGGTATTGGCACTTTACactatattataattaattttttgcttgGCTGACAATTTTATCCAGACTTGCAGCATTTGACTCACTCATAaaactgtgtattttcatttcggggtactacagcagcaacaagCTTTGAAATGGCACCATCCACAtaacaagtccatgtccttagcCACAATAGGATGTACCAAGTGTGTAACTTCACCCTTACTAAAAACTCTGCATCCGCTGAACATTTTTTGCTTAAAAGTAAAGGGCAATTTGTTAGCACTGTTTCTAGAAAACACCCTCTTCCcccatatatttattaatttaactgatgcttttctccaaagcaacttacagtgttaaggttacaattatttacccatttatacagctgggtaatttttactggagcaattttaggataagtatcttgctcaagggtactacagccaaaggtggggattgaatctacaaccttcaaatccaaaggcagtagctctaaccactacgctaccagctgtcgcATGGCCTAAAAACCTACCCGGGGAAGTGCGGATATTCAGGTTGCGGCTGTAGTCCTCCTTGAGGCTCGAGAGCACCGCTTCCATGTCCTCTTTCACCTCCTGTAGGTTGATGATGTCCTCCACCAGCTCAGCGTTGATCTTCAGTTTGGCCTGCGGGCCTTTCCCTTTGGCTGGTGAGGGTGGAGGTGAGGTGGGGAAGAAAGAATACATCACCACCACTGCACTTAAAAACTGTTACTTAAAAGGAAGGACAAAATGAAAGAGAGCAACCAGCATGCTGGTGGGGGATCTTTGATATTAGAAATAAAAGCAAGACAAGAATACAATAAAActggaaccccccccccgaaaaaatgCACTGAACCCCAGCCCTTTACCCAAACACTCCATATAATAACATGGAAAAGAACAGGCAGAGAGCCCAGGGTGAGTGCCACACTTGGCCTGGGAATCTGTACCAGTGAGGAGGAGCAGTCATGTGTTCCATTAACCTTTACTCTTCTTGCTGGCATAGTGACGGGTGAGAGGGAATGTGTGGGGTGAGATGGGGTGCAGCATGTCCTGAGCGTGGCCATTCTTGAGGACGGAGGGGAGACTGGCACATTCAGGCATGGAAAACCTCCCCGCGGTGATCAGGGAGCGGTACAAGGCTGGACGCAGAACACCCAGCCGACTCAGGGCCATTGCGTGGTCTCTCCGTGGCACTCTGTCTGAAAGAGCACAACAAACAGATGGTGTGCACATCAGACAAGAAATGCTCCGCCACAGACCAAGACAGACAACAAAAGTAAATTCCAGCTGCTGTAGGTCCAAACAAACATCTGCTGTTAAAACAACAGGCAAACTTTTGTAAACGCAAACAGCGTGAGCACCATGTTTACAGGTCAAGATCTGTATATGGAGACGAAGCCGTTCAGAAcgtattatattaaaaaaaggtttgaaaacacagcacatgcacacacatacatcagcAAAATCCAGGACAGCCTTATTTTTTCGATACATTTTGAGTCTGATCACTGGAAACGCTAAGACTTACACTGTCGATAGTCACACAACTGGGGAAGATGCATCGTATCAGTAGCAGCTATCCATCAACCTTTTTTTCCAGGGAAACAAGAACACAGTGCACTGATCCCAGCAAAAGGAAACCAGCAAAAGACACAGCATGTTTATTTTCCTGTAAACATTCACTCTGGCACTACTCTCACGATGTGAGAGTCCcactgcagggggcagcaggcagcgcagTGACTGGTTACGAAATGGACTTGGAAGCAAGAAGTCGTTGGGACCATGTTGCAGCACCCTGAAGCAAGATACTTTACCGGAACGGCAcctgtaaaaatacacagctgtacacATGGCACGCTGGCAAGCGAAgcgaagaaataataaataatattacagCAAACTATCTGCTTAATGTAGTAATGATGGCAGGGGGTGCCTGCTAATGtgttttaaattcaaatgaGCTTATCCAGCCCTAAATGATAGATGGAAAAACTACCAACGGCAAAGATaaattaaaactataaataaagcaaaaaattgTATTGTCAAGTGTTATTAAATACACCACTGTATTAGTTATTATAATCTTGGCTTGCACTCAAATTGAGCAGATTTAATCCACTACATCAAAAATTTGCAAAGGAGGGGTACATTGGAGGAAAGGTTTAGTGTAATAATGAAGagcatacatttttcattacagttaattacaataattacttAATTATCTTATCATTGTCTTATTCTAGTCATCGTGTTAACCATACTTACAGTGGATAAGCTGtggtaatgtgtgtgtatcaagGCATCTAATTTTTTTCAGGCTCATTACTTTCAAATTTagacaatgttttatttactctcTCAGAGCTTAGTTATCTTCTTGTGCATCTCACTAACTTCAAGACAATCCTCCTTCTTCAGATCCTCCTGCAGGAGAAGTGTTTCTGCTCCATGCCTGTGTTCCAACAGGGAACAGAACCCATGAGACATGCACTCTCCTTTCTTGTGTTTAACAAATTATGGTATGACTCGCCAGCCCCATTCTAGAGGGTAACCAGACGTAGCGTGGTATCCCTGAAtaacatgaaagaaaacaaaagctatGCCTCAACCAAAGTGCGGGGTAGTTAGAGGAGTAACTTATAAGGGAAAAGGCCAGATCAATCGTTGACAGAACCAGAAGAGGGCACTGCTGGTAACGCAGGAGGGTGAACACAGTCCAACACTTTAACGGTACACCAAAAACCAAAAACCTCATTACCAAAaagacatacatacacacactttctgaaccgcttgtcccatgcagggtcacggggaaccggagcctagcccggcaacacaaggcgtaaggccggagggggaggggacggacgggacgccagtccatcacaaggcaccccaagtgggactcgaaccccagacccaccagagagcaggacccggcccaatccactgcgccaccttcccaaaaatatgttttttttttttttctggcaataCTAAGATTCCTAAACAAGAAGGGTTTCGCAGCACTCTACTTTTCATAGTCCCTGGGTGCGAACAGGGTGAACGCCATCTCACGGAAGACGTTTTCTTTGCCAGGTACATACTTCCCACAAAGTTCAGAAAGGATGTGAAACGAGAAAAATGTAGCTGCCATGCAGGTGTATCTGCCCAAACCCACCTCGGCTTTACATCTAGGTGTGAGGTTTAGACCTAGTCAAAACAAGGGCACACTATGTGATGGCACAAAAGGGGGTCCAGACACTCTGTTTACTGTCTGCAGCGCTCAGTTGTATCAACGGTATCTCAACAGCGCAAGCACAAAGCAAGCAACGTctgggttctttttttaaataaatcccaATCGTGATTTTATCGGGCCTGACCCCGTAGCTAAGTTTCACTGACAGATCCACGAATGTTTGTTAAAAGACGCGATAATGAAACACGCCTCGCTTCGAGAGTCTGCCATCACGGAGGCGTTATGAACAGCCGTCGACCTGCCGAAGAACGAAAGGAGAGGTGTGGGCTGTCTTTATAGTGGAAGCGGAGCAGAAAACTCTCGTGCAGGTGTTAAGTGCGATATGCCGCTTTCGTTCCCAATTTAAGAGGAAGGGCAGCTGGCCCATTCCCGCGTGTGTGTGATCCAATATCACGAAAGATCTCTTTACACCTTTTGAGATAACTGTATCACAAAAAAAGACAGCTTACTTATCACTGCTCAGCATCTGTCACTCAAATGGCTACAATTTGTAGTTATTTTTAGGGTCCACAACTCAGAATGGCAGTGAGCAGTAAATGGACATTTCcagattagatttttttttattccaagaGCTAATTATTTAAACGTGAAATTAAAGCAGTATTGCAAGGAGAACCGTTTTAGTGAACACTCATTCATTTAAACCCAAGTCACAAAAAAGCATGAGAACATCAAAGTACATACCGTAGTAAatgtttaaacagaaaaagaattaGGAATTTATCCATGCATCAAAGCTCTCTCTTTATATAGAAAAAACAATCCATAACTTCACTATGAGACCAAGTACAATGTACACAGTTGGTAAAGTGCTTAGATTCCCTCATCTTCTATAAATTACCATCTGTTTGACAGTTGAGACAACATAAAACACACCTATAGCATCATGTAAAGAAGATTAAGGAAGAGGGATACTTATGAAGGGACTCCCTGAAAAAACATAGCAAGGGAAAGCATTTGCTGACCATGACACTCATATACAAGTAAGCGAGTTTGCCTACAAAGTGACATGGTGAAACATGGGTGCCTAAAGCTATATGGATGGATTCAGGAGAACAGCACTCTTCTTCAAGCACTTCATGTCACCAAAACATACAGCCGAGAGTAAAGAAAAGCAGGCGGCT encodes the following:
- the mrrf gene encoding ribosome-recycling factor, mitochondrial isoform X3, producing MNVLLYKRSTVPRRDHAMALSRLGVLRPALYRSLITAGRFSMPECASLPSVLKNGHAQDMLHPISPHTFPLTRHYASKKSKAKGKGPQAKLKINAELVEDIINLQEVKEDMEAVLSSLKEDYSRNLNIRTSPGALDHIMVSTKNGKVPLKQLGQISMKSPHLIVINMTGFPEVTAAAVRALRESSMRLNPEVDGSIVRVPIPAVTREHRENLARLAKEFSHKAKESLRRVRSDAINQLKKSKDSVSEDTIRLIEQQVQQMTDSYATDIERQLAAKTKELLG
- the mrrf gene encoding ribosome-recycling factor, mitochondrial isoform X2 gives rise to the protein MFFYINDLHRVPRRDHAMALSRLGVLRPALYRSLITAGRFSMPECASLPSVLKNGHAQDMLHPISPHTFPLTRHYASKKSKAKGKGPQAKLKINAELVEDIINLQEVKEDMEAVLSSLKEDYSRNLNIRTSPGALDHIMVSTKNGKVPLKQLGQISMKSPHLIVINMTGFPEVTAAAVRALRESSMRLNPEVDGSIVRVPIPAVTREHRENLARLAKEFSHKAKESLRRVRSDAINQLKKSKDSVSEDTIRLIEQQVQQMTDSYATDIERQLAAKTKELLG
- the mrrf gene encoding ribosome-recycling factor, mitochondrial isoform X4, which translates into the protein MALSRLGVLRPALYRSLITAGRFSMPECASLPSVLKNGHAQDMLHPISPHTFPLTRHYASKKSKAKGKGPQAKLKINAELVEDIINLQEVKEDMEAVLSSLKEDYSRNLNIRTSPGALDHIMVSTKNGKVPLKQLGQISMKSPHLIVINMTGFPEVTAAAVRALRESSMRLNPEVDGSIVRVPIPAVTREHRENLARLAKEFSHKAKESLRRVRSDAINQLKKSKDSVSEDTIRLIEQQVQQMTDSYATDIERQLAAKTKELLG
- the mrrf gene encoding ribosome-recycling factor, mitochondrial isoform X1 produces the protein MHLPQLCDYRQYRVPRRDHAMALSRLGVLRPALYRSLITAGRFSMPECASLPSVLKNGHAQDMLHPISPHTFPLTRHYASKKSKAKGKGPQAKLKINAELVEDIINLQEVKEDMEAVLSSLKEDYSRNLNIRTSPGALDHIMVSTKNGKVPLKQLGQISMKSPHLIVINMTGFPEVTAAAVRALRESSMRLNPEVDGSIVRVPIPAVTREHRENLARLAKEFSHKAKESLRRVRSDAINQLKKSKDSVSEDTIRLIEQQVQQMTDSYATDIERQLAAKTKELLG